A single window of Streptomyces xanthii DNA harbors:
- a CDS encoding sigma-70 family RNA polymerase sigma factor, producing MDSAATDRFDTGRFEAGRSRLASLAYRLLGSATDAEDTVQDAFLHWQAADRQRIRVPEAWLTKVVTNLCLDRLRSAQARRERTAGAWLPEPLLDNDPMLGPADTFEQRESVSLAVLTLMERLSPVERAVYVLREAFAYTHAEIAEILDITESASQQHLHRARRRVTAARRGGGEADPAAARRIIEEFLAAASSGRTERLVELLTDDATAISDGVGGLAEKLLRYDTPSRIAAVVRAGLKPTPAKRRLAGGPLALHYALVNGAPAVLFVLGDRITGAVTFDLADGKITTVRGIAAPTRLARLTEAWRRHAPDTPLIDRW from the coding sequence ATGGACAGCGCCGCCACTGATCGATTCGACACCGGCCGGTTCGAGGCCGGCCGGAGTCGGCTCGCCTCGTTGGCGTACCGGCTGCTCGGCTCGGCCACCGACGCCGAAGACACCGTGCAGGACGCCTTCTTGCACTGGCAGGCCGCGGACCGGCAGCGGATCAGGGTGCCGGAGGCCTGGCTGACCAAGGTCGTCACCAACCTGTGCCTCGACCGGCTCCGCTCGGCACAGGCCCGCCGGGAACGCACCGCCGGCGCCTGGCTGCCCGAACCGCTCCTCGACAACGACCCGATGCTCGGCCCGGCCGACACCTTCGAGCAGCGCGAGTCCGTCTCCCTGGCCGTGCTGACGCTCATGGAGCGGCTGTCACCCGTCGAACGGGCCGTCTACGTCCTGCGCGAGGCCTTCGCGTACACCCACGCCGAGATCGCCGAGATCCTCGACATCACCGAGTCCGCGAGCCAGCAGCACCTCCACCGGGCCCGGCGCCGCGTCACCGCCGCCCGCCGCGGTGGCGGCGAAGCCGACCCGGCAGCCGCCCGCAGGATCATCGAGGAGTTCCTCGCCGCCGCCTCCTCGGGACGCACCGAACGACTCGTGGAGCTCCTCACGGACGACGCGACGGCGATCTCCGACGGCGTCGGCGGCCTCGCCGAGAAGCTGCTGCGGTACGACACTCCGTCGCGCATCGCCGCCGTCGTACGGGCGGGCCTGAAGCCCACTCCGGCGAAGCGGCGACTCGCCGGCGGCCCGCTCGCCCTCCACTACGCGCTCGTCAACGGCGCCCCCGCCGTCCTCTTCGTGCTCGGCGACCGGATCACCGGAGCGGTGACGTTCGATCTCGCCGACGGCAAGATCACCACCGTACG
- a CDS encoding NAD(P)/FAD-dependent oxidoreductase: protein MKHRIVVLGAGYAGTYVAGTLARRLAPADTEITVVNAEPDFVQRMRLHQLAAGQEIAAPRLADVFAGTAVRLRVGRVTAVDPDRRVVAVADADGGGELGYDTLLYALGSHGADHGVPGVAEHAFDISARPSARRLRERLDRLEERGEGGRALVVGEGLTGIETATEIAESRPGLSVTLVARGELGAALSAGARGHLREACARLAVTVVEHTSVEAVEAARVLCSDGTVLASDATVWTAGFVVGPLAAASGLEVTDDGRITVDRTMRSVSHPDVFAVGDSAYAVGDNGRPLPMSCASAGYTGRQAADAVVGRLTGREIPNGKLEYVGNHISLGRLDGIVQMVDKEGRAKPRFMGGRKAARIKNGIVGMALWATSHPTFGLPKRKHRLAAPQNAPEKMAPAENAPAEKAVA from the coding sequence ATGAAGCACCGCATCGTCGTCCTCGGCGCCGGGTACGCGGGGACCTACGTGGCAGGGACCCTGGCGCGCCGGCTGGCACCGGCCGACACCGAGATCACCGTGGTCAACGCGGAGCCGGACTTCGTCCAGCGGATGCGGCTGCATCAGCTCGCCGCCGGGCAGGAGATCGCGGCTCCCCGGCTCGCCGACGTCTTCGCGGGCACGGCGGTACGGCTGCGTGTCGGCCGCGTCACCGCCGTCGATCCCGACCGCCGGGTCGTCGCCGTGGCCGACGCCGACGGCGGCGGCGAACTCGGCTACGACACGTTGCTCTACGCGCTCGGCAGCCACGGCGCCGATCACGGCGTCCCGGGTGTCGCCGAGCACGCCTTCGACATCTCCGCCCGGCCCTCGGCACGACGCCTGCGTGAGCGCCTGGACCGCCTGGAGGAGCGGGGCGAGGGCGGCCGCGCGCTGGTCGTCGGCGAAGGACTGACGGGCATCGAGACCGCCACCGAGATCGCCGAGTCACGGCCCGGCCTGTCGGTGACACTGGTCGCCCGCGGTGAGCTCGGCGCCGCGCTCTCGGCCGGTGCGCGTGGCCACCTGCGCGAGGCCTGCGCCCGCCTGGCCGTCACCGTCGTCGAGCACACCAGTGTCGAAGCCGTGGAAGCCGCACGGGTGTTGTGCTCCGACGGCACCGTCCTCGCGTCCGACGCGACCGTGTGGACCGCTGGATTCGTCGTCGGTCCTCTCGCCGCCGCGAGCGGCCTGGAGGTCACCGACGACGGCCGCATCACCGTCGACCGCACCATGCGGTCCGTGTCGCACCCGGACGTCTTCGCCGTCGGCGACAGCGCCTACGCCGTCGGTGACAACGGCCGGCCGCTGCCGATGTCCTGCGCCTCGGCCGGCTACACGGGCCGGCAGGCCGCGGACGCGGTCGTGGGGCGCCTGACCGGGCGTGAGATCCCGAACGGCAAGCTGGAGTACGTGGGCAACCACATCAGCCTCGGGCGGCTGGACGGGATCGTGCAGATGGTCGACAAGGAAGGGCGGGCCAAGCCGCGGTTCATGGGCGGCCGGAAGGCCGCGCGGATCAAGAACGGCATCGTCGGGATGGCGCTGTGGGCCACCTCGCACCCCACCTTCGGCCTGCCCAAGCGCAAGCACCGGCTGGCGGCCCCGCAGAACGCGCCCGAAAAGATGGCGCCTGCCGAGAACGCGCCTGCCGAGAAGGCGGTCGCGTAG
- a CDS encoding class I SAM-dependent RNA methyltransferase, producing the protein MQAEPKTSLVGTEYEVEVGPVAHGGHCIARTAEGQVLFVRHTLPGERVVARVTEGEEGARFLRADAVQILEASKDRVEAPCPYAGPGRCGGCDWQHAKPGAQRRLKGEVIAEQLQRLAGLTPEEAGWDGTVMPAEGDKLPAGEVPQWRTRVQYAVTPEGRAGLRRHRSHEVEPVEHCMIAAEGVSELGIEERDWTGMESVEAIAASGSQDRQVILTPKPGARLPIVELDKPVSVMRVGEKDGGVHRVHGRPFVRERADDRTYRVGSGGFWQVHPKAADTLMKAVMQGLLPRKGDTALDLYCGVGLFAGALADRVGEKGAVLGIESGKRAVEDARHNLASFDRVRVEQGKVEAVLPRTGITDVDLIVLDPPRAGAGKKTVAHLTTLGARRIAYVACDPAALARDIAYFKDGGYKVRTLRAFDLFPMTHHVECVAILEPADKGR; encoded by the coding sequence ATGCAGGCAGAACCGAAGACCTCACTGGTGGGGACGGAGTACGAGGTCGAGGTCGGTCCCGTCGCGCACGGCGGCCACTGCATCGCGCGCACCGCCGAGGGCCAGGTCCTCTTCGTGCGGCACACCCTGCCCGGCGAGCGCGTCGTCGCCCGCGTGACCGAGGGCGAGGAGGGCGCGCGCTTCCTGCGCGCCGACGCCGTGCAGATCCTTGAGGCGTCCAAGGACCGCGTCGAGGCCCCCTGCCCCTACGCCGGTCCCGGCCGCTGCGGCGGCTGCGACTGGCAGCACGCCAAGCCCGGCGCCCAGCGCCGCCTCAAGGGCGAGGTCATCGCCGAGCAGCTGCAGCGCCTCGCGGGCCTGACCCCCGAGGAGGCCGGCTGGGACGGCACGGTCATGCCGGCCGAGGGCGACAAGCTTCCGGCGGGCGAGGTGCCGCAGTGGCGCACGCGCGTGCAGTACGCCGTGACGCCGGAGGGCCGCGCGGGCCTGCGCCGCCACCGCTCGCACGAGGTCGAGCCGGTCGAGCACTGCATGATCGCCGCCGAGGGCGTCTCCGAACTGGGCATTGAGGAGCGGGACTGGACCGGCATGGAGTCGGTCGAGGCCATCGCCGCCAGCGGTTCCCAGGACCGCCAGGTGATCCTCACCCCGAAGCCGGGCGCCCGACTGCCCATCGTCGAGCTCGACAAGCCGGTCTCCGTCATGCGGGTCGGCGAGAAGGACGGCGGAGTCCACCGCGTCCACGGCCGCCCCTTCGTCCGCGAGCGCGCCGACGACCGCACCTACCGGGTCGGCAGCGGCGGCTTCTGGCAGGTCCACCCCAAGGCCGCCGACACCCTCATGAAGGCCGTCATGCAGGGCCTCCTCCCGCGCAAGGGCGACACCGCCCTCGACCTCTACTGCGGCGTCGGCCTCTTCGCGGGCGCGCTCGCGGACCGCGTCGGCGAGAAGGGCGCGGTGCTCGGCATCGAGTCCGGCAAGCGCGCCGTCGAGGACGCCCGCCACAACCTCGCCTCCTTCGACCGCGTCCGCGTCGAACAGGGCAAGGTCGAGGCCGTCCTGCCCCGCACCGGCATCACCGACGTCGACCTGATCGTCCTCGACCCCCCGCGCGCCGGCGCCGGCAAGAAGACGGTCGCCCACCTCACGACCCTCGGCGCCCGCCGCATCGCCTACGTGGCCTGCGACCCGGCCGCGCTGGCGCGGGACATCGCGTACTTCAAGGACGGCGGGTACAAGGTGCGGACGCTGCGGGCGTTCGACCTGTTCCCGATGACGCACCACGTGGAGTGCGTGGCGATTCTGGAGCCGGCTGACAAGGGTCGCTGA